Genomic window (Coraliomargarita sinensis):
GAACCCGCACCGGAAGCGGAACCGCAAAGCCAACAGTTCTCTAATGGCGGTCTGATCGGACTTCCGCAACCCTCGCAAAGTTCGCAAAGCGGAAGCCATAAAGCGGAAGCCGAAGCCGCTGCCGCGCAACTCGTCGCGATGGAAGAAATGATTGCCGTAATGGTATTCTCCGAGGAGTGGAAATTTCTCGATGAAGAGCGCCGGGGCCTGGTCATGGCCTGGAGCCGAGCCTTCGAAGAAAAGGGCATCGTCGAAACGCCCTGGTGGATGGAGCTCGGGGCCGCCCACGCCGTAATCTTCGCAAGCCGAGCCGATAAGCCAAAGACCCGCGAAAAGCTCGGGAAGCTAAAAGCCAAGGTGATAAAGAAGGTGATCGACTTCCGAACCGCGAAAGCACCCGCGCAAGTCGACCAACGAAAGGAGGCGCAATAATGCCGACACTCAAACACGCCGGAATCTTCGGACAATCGCTCTCCGGGAAGTCAGTGCTAGGTCAGGCCAGAGCCCGAGCCTTCAAATCGAAGGGGGTGCCGGTCCTCGTCTGCGACGAATTCAAAGACCCGGCCTGGCATGCCGACATCTTCACCGACAACATCGAGGAGCTTGTGCAAATCGCAAAGCGCTCGAAAAGTTGCGCGATCTTTATCGACGAAGCGGGACAGAACATCGGCCTGCATCCATCGAAGAAAATTGAATGGCTGACGACCGGAGCGCGCCACTGGGGCCATATCACGCACTTAATGGGGCAACGTGGCGTAATGGTGAACCGGACCATGAGGGACCAACTCTCGGAACTGTTCCTTTTCAACGTGAATCCCGACGACGCCAAAGACTGGGCACTGATCTTTAACGATAAGGAACTGCTGAAGGCCTCCGATCTGCCGCCTCATCTATTCTACCACAAACGCAGGCATGAACCGGCCAGGCTTAGGAAGTTGGAGATATGAGAACTGAAATCACAATAACAAAGGGCCTCACATACGAAGCGGCGACTTGCCGTCTTTCTTTTTCAAGCGGAGAAGTTGAAAAAGAAGGCCGTGTCGTAGCGAACTCGACGCCAACCGAAATCGAAGGCCGAGGAAAGACCGAAGAAGAAGCGAAAGAAAACCTTCTCGAAATGCTTAATGTTTGGGCGATGAGAATCGAAGAAATGGAAGCAACTCTTTAAATTCTTTTAGCGAACAGCCCTGTTCGCGCATCCGAAGAATGAGGATTGTGCGCAACGGGAGGTTCGCTTCCATTCATTTGATATAGTGATGAACACAATCTACGGAGATTACGAATGGCATGAGCCCAAGAACACGCTCAACCGGAAAAAGCACGGAATTGATTTTCGGGAGGCTGTCAGCGTCTTTGACGATGAGCGGGTCATGTTCTTTCACGACGAGAAGCATTCGACTACGGAAGACAGGTTTTATGCGGTAGGCAGGATGGCAAACGGGGAGATTATCACAGTTCGCTTTACAATGCGGGAAAGAGTCCGTATTTTCGGAGCAAATAAGGTGAGGAAACACAGGAAGTATTATGAAGGCGAAACGGCATACTAAAATCCGTCGAGACAAGGACGGCTACGAATACGGCGGGCCAGACCTGAACAAAATGCGTCGAGTTGACGGGAAAGAGCGCGAAGAGCTTTTGAAAAAGATTCGAAAAGGTCCGGTTAAACGCTTCATTGATAAAGTGTTCGCATAGATCGAGCACAGACATTCACAGAAGCCCCCGAGCCATGACGGCCGGGGGCTTTTTAGTGCCCGTTTTTGTATTTGAACCGCAAATACCGCAAATCCTGCAAATACAGCAAAACTGTTTCGGATCGGTTCCGAATCGTGGATAAGGGGGCTTTCAATGAACGCCGAAACCGCAGCTAAAGTTTTCATCGTCGGGGGCACTGTCGCCGTCGCCGCTTGGTATCTACGCGGCAAGCTCGGCGTTGACCTTTAATTCACACACATCCACACCGCTATGAAAATCACAAAAGCTAAAGTCGCCACCGTATCCGTTGGCATCCTCCTGGGCTACATGCTCAATCGCCGCCTCGATCAAGTTCCCGTCGTTAAGGAACTGCCGAAGCTCTAAGCCTCGGAAAACCTCAACCCAAGGAACCCACTCGATATGAGACGTGTTAATTACATCAACGGCATCAGCGGCGTAGCTGCTGGAGGCGTCGCCTCGCTACGCATGCCACTCAACCGCCGTTACCACGGCCTGAAACTATTTGCATCCGTCACGGAGACCGTCGCTGGAAACGCCACGCCCTCCACCGATCCCGCCGACGTGATCGATTATGTGAAGCTCATCGTGAACGGCGTCGTCATTCGTGACCTCACGCCCGCCGAATTCGTGAAGCTCGCACAAGCCAATTTCGGCGGCGTCGCTGTCACCGACCACATCCCCATCTTCTTTTCCGATCCTACCCGTG
Coding sequences:
- a CDS encoding BrnT family toxin, which encodes MNTIYGDYEWHEPKNTLNRKKHGIDFREAVSVFDDERVMFFHDEKHSTTEDRFYAVGRMANGEIITVRFTMRERVRIFGANKVRKHRKYYEGETAY